One window of the Cryptomeria japonica chromosome 7, Sugi_1.0, whole genome shotgun sequence genome contains the following:
- the LOC131068903 gene encoding transcription factor MYB17, whose amino-acid sequence MNASSYWISAKLFLVSSIADRVLEKENFGWDVHGFQGDIRMEVKKGPWSEEDDQKLIDYVNKHGHGNWHKLPKEAGLLRCGKSCRLRWANYLRPDIKRGSFSSEEDQIIQFHHHARLGNKWSEIEKQLPGRTDNDIKNHWNTHLKKRLKDTNGSFASPLSSYFSLLEFEARIGRNLMNLYARGSIHLDLKLPSSAYQSIWMVPSSIASNSMFQEQQVLNSYNSQCLDKHSIGEDQFIPCSTNISAQMLDRSSNFSFLSTEVNCGDSLFPSSTYNRHGEAQSPSISQELCLNFTEFIDRLDEMFESLQFRDFINTEDEEGYWQNMPKL is encoded by the exons ATGAATGCTTCTTCgtattgg ATTTCAGCTAAGCTTTTTCTTGTTTCTTCAATTGCTGATAGAGTACTAGAGAAGGAGAATTTTGGATGGGATGTTCATGGTTTCCAAGGTGATATAAGGATG GAAGTAAAGAAGGGTCCATGGAGCGAAGAAGATGATCAGAAACTCATCGACTACGTAAATAAGCACGGCCATGGTAATTGGCATAAGCTTCCAAAGGAAGCAG GTTTATTGAGATGTGGGAAGAGTTGCAGACTTCGTTGGGCCAACTATTTGCGACCTGATATAAAGCGGGGAAGTTTCTCTTCTGAAGAAGACCAAATAATACAGTTCCACC ACCATGCAAGGCTCGGAAACAA GTGGTCCGAAATAGAAAAGCAATTGCCAGGGCGGACCGATAATGACATAAAGAACCACTGGAACACCCATCTGAAGAAAAGGCTCAAAGACACCAATGGATCATTTGCATCTCCATTATCTTCGTACTTTTCCCTGCTGGAGTTTGAAGCAAGAATAGGCAGAAATTTGATGAACCTATATGCCAGAGGAAGTATTCACTTGGATCTTAAATTACCAAGTTCTGCATATCAATCTATTTGGATGGTACCAAGTTCTATTGCATCTAATTCTATGTTTCAAGAACAACAAGTGCTGAACTCATATAATTCTCAATGTTTGGATAAGCATTCCATAGGAGAAGATCAATTCATCCCATGTTCAACAAACATCAGCGCTCAAATGCTTGATCGGAGCAGTAATTTTAGCTTTCTGTCAACAGAAGTTAATTGTGGGGATTCTTTATTTCCATCAAGTACATATAATCGACATGGTGAAGCACAATCGCCATCAATTTCACAAGAGCTCTGCCTCAATTTTACAGAATTTATAGACAGATTGGATGAAATGTTTGAATCTCTACAATTTAGAGATTTCATTAATACAGAAGATGAAGAAGGGTATTGGCAAAATATGCCAAAATTATAG